Proteins encoded by one window of Sporichthyaceae bacterium:
- a CDS encoding acetoacetate decarboxylase family protein, with protein sequence MAELIADRTWAIQGRTINLPVRLEGAEFACAIFAADPSATAELLSGAGLRPFTIAARSFSVLLLVHYPDWALGSYDEVGIGVLARGPGGRSPAVHILDLPVTEPFTLEAGRDVWALPKWLMSADLRFRDTEATVGIHDGSTFVMRARLQAGRLGLPFRLPAKMPALNRIDHGAQAGVLLRGTGAMSVRGTHLGRGRCDVDLGEHPMAHRMRALGMTRRPLLTVHARELSGELDALAPVN encoded by the coding sequence ATGGCTGAGCTCATCGCTGATCGCACCTGGGCGATCCAGGGGCGGACGATCAACCTGCCGGTGCGGTTGGAGGGCGCGGAGTTCGCCTGCGCCATCTTCGCCGCCGACCCGTCCGCCACAGCCGAGCTGTTGTCGGGCGCCGGTCTGCGGCCGTTCACCATCGCCGCCCGGAGCTTCAGTGTGCTGTTGCTCGTGCACTACCCGGACTGGGCGCTGGGCAGTTACGACGAGGTCGGGATCGGCGTGCTGGCGCGCGGACCCGGTGGGCGCTCGCCCGCCGTGCACATCCTCGATCTGCCGGTCACGGAGCCGTTCACGTTGGAGGCGGGACGTGATGTGTGGGCGCTGCCGAAGTGGCTGATGTCCGCGGACCTGCGCTTCCGCGACACCGAGGCCACGGTTGGCATCCATGACGGCAGCACGTTCGTGATGCGCGCGCGGCTGCAGGCGGGTCGCCTCGGCCTCCCCTTCCGGTTGCCCGCCAAGATGCCCGCCCTGAACCGCATCGATCACGGCGCGCAGGCGGGCGTCCTGCTGCGCGGTACAGGTGCGATGTCCGTCCGGGGCACGCACCTGGGTCGCGGCCGCTGCGACGTGGACCTGGGCGAGCATCCGATGGCGCACCGGATGCGGGCACTGGGCATGACCCGGCGTCCGCTGCTGACCGTGCACGCCCGGGAACTCAGCGGTGAGCTCGACGCCCTCGCGCCGGTGAACTGA
- a CDS encoding amidohydrolase family protein yields MPLQDYMKLVSVDDHAIETADVWTSRLPAKYGDAMPHVEEVDLDGTRLQLNAVAHGRVQCWVYDGKQYPSIGLNAVAGKDPRTWGVEPARFEDMRPGCYDPVARLADMDSDGVWAHLCFPSFPRFAGTRFLEGTNRELALDCIRAWNDWMLQHWCAAAPDRYIPVCILPLWDIDACVAEARRAIDLGAVCISFPENCSPLGLPSFHTDHWDPLFALAQEAEVPLTMHFGTSGRTPFVSPDAPSPVVVSQMGLNSMSAMADLLLSRTFHQFPRLKVAFAEGGTGWIPYMLERIDQVWERHRWYSGVDVQTRPSTLFRTNIWGCFISDQAGIDSRHRIGVDRLTYESDYPHSDSLWPHSRKHLAEALADVCDDEAHRIVELNACELFGWRPWAEQA; encoded by the coding sequence ATGCCGCTGCAGGACTACATGAAGCTCGTCTCCGTCGACGACCACGCGATCGAGACGGCCGACGTCTGGACCTCGCGCCTGCCCGCCAAGTACGGCGACGCCATGCCGCACGTCGAGGAGGTGGACCTGGACGGCACCCGGCTGCAGTTGAACGCCGTCGCGCACGGACGGGTGCAGTGCTGGGTCTACGACGGGAAGCAGTACCCGTCGATCGGGTTGAACGCCGTCGCCGGCAAGGACCCGCGCACCTGGGGCGTCGAACCTGCGCGCTTCGAGGACATGCGGCCCGGTTGCTACGACCCGGTCGCACGGTTGGCCGACATGGACTCCGACGGCGTCTGGGCGCACCTGTGCTTCCCGAGCTTCCCGCGCTTCGCCGGGACCCGCTTCCTCGAGGGCACGAACCGCGAGCTGGCGCTGGACTGCATCCGTGCCTGGAACGACTGGATGCTGCAGCACTGGTGCGCCGCCGCACCCGACCGCTACATCCCGGTATGCATCCTGCCGCTGTGGGACATCGACGCCTGCGTGGCCGAGGCCCGTCGTGCCATCGACCTCGGCGCGGTCTGCATCTCGTTCCCGGAGAACTGCTCGCCGCTGGGTCTGCCGTCGTTCCACACCGACCACTGGGACCCGCTCTTCGCGCTCGCCCAGGAGGCCGAGGTCCCGCTGACCATGCACTTCGGAACCTCGGGACGCACGCCGTTCGTCAGCCCCGACGCGCCGTCGCCGGTGGTGGTGTCGCAGATGGGACTCAACAGCATGTCCGCGATGGCGGACCTGTTGCTGTCGCGGACCTTTCACCAGTTCCCACGGCTGAAGGTCGCGTTCGCCGAGGGCGGCACCGGCTGGATCCCCTACATGCTCGAGCGCATCGATCAGGTGTGGGAGCGGCACCGCTGGTACTCCGGAGTGGACGTGCAGACGCGCCCGTCGACGCTGTTCCGGACCAACATCTGGGGCTGTTTCATCTCCGATCAGGCGGGCATCGACTCCCGGCACCGGATCGGCGTCGACCGCCTCACCTATGAAAGCGATTACCCGCACTCGGACTCCCTGTGGCCGCACTCGCGCAAGCACCTCGCCGAGGCCCTGGCCGATGTCTGCGACGACGAGGCGCACCGCATCGTCGAACTCAATGCCTGCGAGCTGTTCGGCTGGCGGCCCTGGGCCGAGCAGGCGTGA
- a CDS encoding TetR/AcrR family transcriptional regulator — protein sequence MVRVAPDGASTRQRLVAAARELILRDGLSRLTVGNICDAANVSRATFYLHFANRNDVVGALVVEEAAVLRSSLEKKAKRYPNFAELCVEMMLESLHAVERNKVVYGLLNDDRASRAARLSTTSAAFDEVAMGLWEPLLRDAQHRGEARAGLDPTDVVHWFRRIFLSYLEAAEGHRPTDEAMRRELETFLLPAILSDETARAYATDHALRSLVGTIASRSADLAGAVDELRRHTAS from the coding sequence GTGGTGAGGGTTGCGCCGGATGGTGCCTCGACTCGGCAGCGGCTCGTTGCGGCCGCGCGCGAGTTGATCCTGCGCGACGGACTGAGCAGGCTCACCGTCGGCAACATCTGCGACGCAGCCAACGTCTCTCGGGCCACCTTCTACCTGCACTTCGCCAACCGCAACGACGTCGTCGGCGCACTGGTTGTCGAGGAGGCCGCGGTGCTGCGCTCTTCGTTGGAGAAGAAGGCCAAGCGCTACCCCAACTTCGCCGAACTGTGCGTCGAGATGATGCTGGAGTCACTACATGCCGTCGAGCGCAACAAGGTCGTCTACGGCCTGCTCAACGACGACCGGGCGTCACGTGCGGCGCGCCTTTCGACGACCTCGGCCGCCTTCGACGAGGTGGCGATGGGCTTGTGGGAGCCGCTGCTCCGCGACGCCCAGCACCGGGGTGAGGCGCGGGCCGGGCTCGATCCGACCGATGTGGTGCATTGGTTCCGGCGAATCTTCCTGTCCTACCTCGAAGCCGCCGAGGGCCACCGGCCCACTGACGAGGCGATGCGCCGCGAGCTGGAAACCTTCCTGCTCCCCGCGATACTTTCCGATGAGACCGCTCGGGCCTACGCCACCGACCACGCGCTGCGGTCACTGGTCGGCACGATTGCTTCGCGCAGCGCCGACCTGGCCGGCGCCGTCGACGAGCTACGCCGCCACACCGCGAGCTAG
- a CDS encoding ABC transporter permease, with amino-acid sequence MNLLAYLIVGITTGSIYGLAAVGLVLTYRTSGAFNFAHGAVAAAAAFFFYQLHVTNGWPWPPAAATVVTVFAVGGGLLMEALTRRLVDVPQVVPVMLTVGMLLGIQGLLFLTFANTSSNFPAFLPQRGFTVGGVLITGADVITIGLAAGATAGLYAFLRFARLGTQMRAVVENPDLLRLTGQRAPRVRGIAWAIGTAFAAITGMLLAPALGLDATLLTLLVVQAFGAAALGRFASLPLTYAGGLVVGVIASFATKFLSAKGPPWSGLPTSVPFLTLVVVLLVVPARHFPAPVGTLRASVARAASLRERAGQRSAAGIAATAILLLLAPTFVGTYLPVWTNGLVMIAVFASLSLLVWGSGQISLGHAAFVAVGASTMGHLAGTHHWPWFLAVLGAGVVAVPLGAVIAIPAIRVAGLYLALATLGFGVLMQNVAFPSGLMFGLDGTETAPRPEIATSDRAYYYVVLAVVVACCVLLVAIYRSRLGRLLRALSETPAMLETQGLSTRLTRLLVFCLSAFIAGVAGALAIGQTGSVSGVGYGPLTSLTWLAVLTISGTRMLRSAILAAGALAVLPGYITSFTADKQTMVFGLVAMGAALFAAYRPAIERSFAAWQPSRPTRSPLFRPVGEAKS; translated from the coding sequence GTGAACCTACTCGCGTATTTGATCGTCGGCATCACCACCGGGTCCATCTACGGCTTGGCCGCCGTCGGCCTGGTGCTGACCTATCGGACGTCGGGCGCCTTCAACTTTGCGCACGGCGCCGTGGCGGCGGCAGCCGCGTTCTTCTTCTACCAGCTGCACGTGACCAACGGCTGGCCCTGGCCGCCGGCCGCCGCCACGGTCGTGACCGTGTTCGCGGTCGGTGGCGGGTTGCTGATGGAGGCGCTGACCCGCCGGCTCGTCGACGTGCCGCAGGTTGTTCCGGTGATGCTCACCGTTGGAATGCTGCTCGGGATCCAGGGTCTGCTGTTTCTGACCTTCGCCAACACCAGCAGCAACTTTCCGGCCTTCCTGCCGCAGCGCGGGTTCACTGTCGGCGGCGTGCTGATCACCGGAGCCGACGTGATCACGATCGGCCTCGCCGCGGGAGCAACCGCGGGACTCTATGCGTTCCTGCGGTTCGCGCGGCTGGGCACGCAGATGCGCGCGGTGGTGGAGAATCCGGACCTGTTGCGGCTGACCGGACAGCGGGCACCGCGGGTGCGCGGCATCGCGTGGGCGATCGGGACGGCGTTCGCCGCGATCACCGGCATGCTGCTGGCACCCGCCCTCGGCCTGGATGCGACGTTGCTGACGTTGCTCGTCGTGCAGGCGTTCGGTGCGGCCGCGCTGGGTCGGTTCGCCAGCCTGCCGCTGACCTACGCCGGCGGTCTGGTCGTCGGCGTCATCGCCAGCTTCGCCACCAAGTTCCTTTCCGCGAAGGGACCGCCGTGGTCCGGCCTGCCGACCTCGGTGCCGTTCCTCACCCTGGTAGTGGTGCTCCTGGTCGTACCCGCTCGCCATTTCCCGGCGCCGGTCGGCACGTTGCGCGCCTCGGTGGCTCGGGCGGCGTCGCTTCGGGAGCGTGCGGGGCAACGGTCCGCCGCCGGAATCGCCGCCACCGCAATCCTGCTGCTGCTGGCGCCGACGTTCGTCGGCACCTATTTGCCGGTGTGGACCAACGGGCTCGTCATGATCGCGGTGTTCGCCTCGCTGAGCCTGCTGGTCTGGGGGTCGGGCCAGATCTCGTTGGGACACGCGGCGTTCGTCGCGGTCGGGGCGAGCACCATGGGTCATCTCGCCGGGACCCACCACTGGCCGTGGTTCCTCGCCGTGCTCGGGGCCGGGGTCGTCGCGGTGCCGCTGGGCGCGGTGATCGCGATCCCGGCGATCCGGGTCGCCGGGCTCTACCTCGCGCTCGCCACGCTCGGGTTCGGCGTACTCATGCAGAACGTCGCCTTCCCGAGCGGGCTGATGTTCGGCCTGGACGGCACCGAGACCGCGCCGCGGCCGGAGATCGCTACCTCGGATCGGGCCTACTACTACGTCGTCCTCGCGGTTGTCGTCGCCTGCTGTGTGCTGCTGGTCGCGATTTACCGCAGTCGACTCGGCCGGTTGTTGCGGGCCCTGTCCGAGACGCCCGCGATGCTGGAAACCCAAGGACTGTCGACCCGGCTCACCCGGCTGCTGGTGTTCTGCCTCTCGGCGTTCATCGCCGGCGTTGCCGGCGCGCTCGCGATCGGGCAGACCGGCAGTGTCAGCGGCGTCGGCTACGGGCCGCTCACCTCGCTGACCTGGCTCGCGGTGCTGACCATCTCCGGCACCCGAATGCTGCGGTCGGCGATTCTCGCGGCCGGCGCCCTCGCGGTGCTGCCTGGCTACATCACGTCCTTCACCGCGGACAAGCAGACGATGGTGTTCGGCCTGGTCGCGATGGGCGCGGCGTTGTTCGCCGCGTACCGGCCCGCGATCGAACGAAGCTTCGCGGCCTGGCAGCCGAGCCGTCCCACCCGCTCGCCGCTGTTCCGGCCGGTCGGGGAGGCGAAGTCGTGA
- a CDS encoding ABC transporter ATP-binding protein: protein MSEFLEVRGLRVAYGGAVAVSDVSLAAGVGRITGLIGPNGAGKTSTFNAISGLLRPAAGSVRIDGRDVTRTRPAGRAQLGLGRTFQRVQVCEAMTVGENIAVGIECRMAGGSAWRQVVPRRRERAEIATRAGAAMRICGLEPIRDAYVATLSTGRRRLVELARVIATDFTMLLLDEPSSGLDEAETTAFGAVLQRVVSDRGCGVLLVEHDMSLVMELCDYIYVLDFGQPLFEGTPDEVRDSAAVRAAYLGTDDQGAAA, encoded by the coding sequence GTGAGCGAATTCCTCGAGGTGCGCGGGCTGAGGGTGGCGTACGGGGGCGCAGTGGCCGTGAGCGACGTCAGTCTGGCGGCGGGGGTCGGTCGGATCACCGGCTTGATCGGACCCAACGGCGCCGGCAAGACGTCGACCTTCAACGCGATCAGTGGACTGCTGCGCCCGGCTGCCGGCTCGGTGCGCATCGATGGACGTGACGTCACCCGCACCCGGCCGGCCGGCCGGGCGCAACTCGGGCTCGGCCGCACGTTCCAGCGGGTGCAGGTCTGCGAAGCGATGACCGTCGGGGAGAACATCGCGGTCGGCATCGAGTGCCGGATGGCCGGCGGCAGTGCCTGGCGGCAGGTGGTCCCGCGCCGGCGGGAGCGCGCCGAGATCGCCACCCGCGCCGGTGCCGCGATGAGGATCTGCGGACTGGAGCCGATCCGTGACGCCTACGTCGCCACGCTGTCGACCGGCCGGCGCCGGCTGGTCGAGCTGGCGCGGGTGATCGCCACTGACTTCACGATGCTGTTGCTCGACGAGCCGTCCTCCGGCCTGGACGAAGCCGAGACGACCGCCTTCGGCGCGGTCCTGCAGCGGGTCGTTTCGGATCGCGGCTGCGGCGTCCTGCTGGTCGAGCACGACATGTCGCTGGTGATGGAGCTCTGCGACTACATCTACGTCCTCGACTTCGGCCAGCCGCTGTTCGAGGGCACGCCGGACGAGGTGCGCGACTCGGCCGCGGTCCGCGCGGCCTACCTCGGCACCGACGATCAGGGCGCCGCCGCGTGA
- a CDS encoding ABC transporter ATP-binding protein has protein sequence MRLDLAGVTAGYGDLTALREVNLTVPTGSVVALLGPNGAGKSTLLSVTSGLVRPRSGTVLLDGVDCTRWGPDRRARRGICHVTEGRAVFGGLTVRDHLRIFAKAGEGAAAAQRVVDAFPRLGRRLDQQAATMSGGEQQMLALARAYVTGAPVVLLDEVSLGLAPVLVDEIFAFLRLLASKGTTLLIVEQYVSKALALADLVYLLVRGRISYAGEPSEFVDGDVFAQYLGAKA, from the coding sequence GTGAGACTCGACCTGGCCGGCGTCACTGCGGGATACGGCGACCTGACCGCGCTGCGCGAGGTCAACCTCACCGTGCCGACCGGAAGTGTCGTGGCGCTGCTCGGGCCCAACGGCGCCGGCAAGAGCACCCTGCTGTCCGTCACCTCCGGGCTGGTACGACCACGGTCCGGCACCGTCTTGCTCGACGGCGTTGACTGCACGCGCTGGGGGCCGGACCGCCGCGCCCGGCGCGGAATCTGCCACGTCACCGAGGGCCGTGCGGTCTTCGGGGGCCTGACGGTCCGTGACCACCTGCGGATCTTCGCCAAGGCCGGGGAGGGGGCCGCCGCAGCGCAGCGGGTGGTGGACGCCTTTCCGCGGCTCGGCCGGCGACTCGATCAGCAGGCCGCAACGATGAGCGGTGGCGAGCAGCAGATGCTCGCGCTGGCCCGCGCCTACGTGACCGGGGCGCCGGTCGTACTCCTCGACGAGGTGTCGCTCGGCTTGGCGCCCGTCCTGGTCGACGAGATCTTCGCCTTCCTGCGCCTGCTGGCGAGCAAGGGCACCACGTTGTTGATCGTCGAGCAATACGTGTCGAAGGCGCTCGCGCTGGCCGACCTGGTCTACCTGCTGGTCCGCGGCCGGATC